Proteins encoded within one genomic window of Fragaria vesca subsp. vesca linkage group LG1, FraVesHawaii_1.0, whole genome shotgun sequence:
- the LOC101304704 gene encoding pyridoxal kinase-like, which yields MAPPPILSLALPSETGRVLSIQSHTVQGYVGNKSAVFPLQLLGYDVDPINSVQFSNHTGYPTFKGQVLNGEQLWELIQGLESNDLLYYTHLLTGYIGSVSFLSTVLEVVNKLRSVNPKLRYVCDPVMGDEGKLYVPPELVSVYREKVVPVASMLTPNQFEAELLTNSRIVSECDGRKACNILHAAGPSMVVITSINIDGNLLLIGSHQKEQGLSPEQFKIVIPKIPAYFTGTGDLTTALLLGWSNKYPDNLDKAAELAVSSLQALLQRTVNDYKSAGHDPKSTSLEIRLIQSQDNIRQPQIKFRAERYA from the exons ATGGCCCCTCCTCCCATCCTTTCCTTGGCTCTGCCGTCTGAGACTGGTCGAGTTCTTAGTATCCAATCCCACACAGTTCAG GGATATGTTGGGAATAAATCAGCTGTGTTCCCCCTGCAATTATTAGGCTATGATGTCGATCCAATTAATTCTGTCCAGTTCTCAAACCACACAG GATACCCAACATTTAAGGGTCAAGTTTTAAATGGAGAACAGCTTTGGGAATTGATACAAGGCCTAGAATCAAATGATCTATTATACTACACTCATTTATTAACAG GTTATATTGGTTCAGTTTCTTTTCTGAGCACTGTATTGGAAGTTGTCAATAAACTTCGCTCTGTAAACCCAAAACTTAGATATG TCTGTGATCCAGTGATGGGTGATGAAGGAAAGCTGTATGTCCCTCCAGAGCTGGTATCTGTATACCGTGAAAAG GTTGTCCCTGTTGCTTCAATGTTGACCCCCAACCAATTTGAAGCAGAATTGTTGACCAACTCAAG AATTGTTTCTGAATGTGATGGCCGCAAAGCTTGTAATATTCTTCACGCTGCAGGACCATCAATG GTTGTGATAACAAGCATAAATATAGATGGCAATCTTCTTCTTATTGGTAGTCATCAAAAGGAACAA GGTCTGTCTCCAGAACAATTCAAGATTGTGATTCCTAAGATTCCTGCCTATTTCACG GGAACTGGAGATCTTACAACTGCGCTTCTACTTGGGTGGAGTAAT AAATATCCTGACAACCTAGACAAGGCAGCAGAGCTTGCTGTATCATCCTTGCAG GCCCTTTTGCAGAGGACAGTAAATGATTATAAAAGTGCCGGCCATGACCCCAAGTCAACCAGTTTAGAGATTCGATTGATACAAAGTCAGGATAATATTCGTCAACCTCAGATTAAATTCAGAGCTGAAAGATATGCCTAA
- the LOC101295465 gene encoding uncharacterized protein LOC101295465, translating to MTEPSRPEFEILDAQGKEYHRWVSDVTHTFVGKRNTTTIFPSDVPNTPPPSLETKAQALMFLRRHIHPILKKQYLKKEDPKDLWDVLKQRFNNVHDVQLPELTARWETIRLLDFAKVEDYNQAMLDLQAELSFCGVDKSEQDMIEKTLNTFPSSMSLLAHQYRLEYENERVKTFSDLMNIL from the coding sequence ATGACCGAGCCATCTAGGCCAGAGTTTGAAATCCTTGATGCTCAAGGAAAAGAATATCATAGGTGGGTGTCGGACGTGACTCACACGTTCGTCGGTAAACGAAACACCACCACGATTTTCCCTTCGGATGTTCCTAATACTCCTCCTCCCAGTCTGGAGACCAAAGCTCAAGCCCTCATGTTTTTGAGGCGTCATATCCACCCAATTCTGAAGAAGCAGTATTTGAAAAAAGAGGATCCCAAGGATTTATGGGACGTTCTAAAGCAACGCTTCAACAATGTACATGACGTACAGCTCCCAGAATTGACTGCGCGATGGGAAACCATTCGTTTGCTGGATTTTGCCAAAGTTGAGGACTATAACCAAGCTATGTTGGACCTCCAGGCAGAGCTTAGTTTTTGTGGAGTTGATAAATCCGAGCAAGATATGATCGAGAAGACCTTGAACACCTTTCCCTCCTCCATGAGCTTACTTGCTCATCAATACCGCCTTGAGTATGAAAACGAAAGAGTTAAGACTTTCAGTGACCTCATGAATATACTTTAG
- the LOC101295760 gene encoding auxin-induced protein 5NG4-like, whose product MALTGWRSVANSGNEIVVKMGNLGQLSNQNAIAPYISGGRGAAESPSIEVPPTTAASSELLFQSNLRRAFQQGMTVAVFLFYKNLLASLTLASAALVTQTERPPLGWIGALRVLHLAILEMEYVHWTARSFQAKVLGMILMVGGGCIVGFYHGSSINIMHTSIGTRFGRTERELREDWFRGPLLVFVSLAASVWYNLQIKKVAEQVGPAIWLSFYIFALGTAMTVLVALGLEVRSPHVWYVIADIRLVSYIYAGVVVSGLASFIQITLTRMRDPVFVAAFSPISLIFVMVMSLLTLRDVIHMGSILGAICIMFGLLMLLWGKAHDPTPLVLPVQEMTYVPRSSPSAVPSLQPLSSPQLEAGEPDGPGPEPES is encoded by the exons ATGGCTCTAACTGGGTGGCGTTCTGTTGCTAATTCCGGCAATGAAATTGTAGTGAAGATGGGGAATTTAGGGCAACTCTCCAATCAGAATGCAATAGCTCCATATATCTCCGGCGGCAGAGGCGCAGCTGAAAGCCCTTCCATAGAAGTTCCTCCGACCACCGCCGCGAGCTCAGAGCTCCTCTTCCAATCCAATCTCAG GAGGGCTTTTCAGCAGGGGATGACGGTTGCAGTGTTTTTATTTTATAAAAACCTGCTAGCATCTCTTACATTAGCATCTGCTGCGCTGGTTACACA GACGGAGAGGCCTCCTCTGGGATGGATAGGAGCCTTGCGGGTTCTTCATCTTGCTATTCTTGA GATGGAGTATGTGCACTGGACTGCTCGGAGCTTTCAGGCGAAGGTTTTAGGCATGATATTGATGGTGGGCGGAGGTTGTATCGTTGGATTTTATCACGGCTCCTCTATCAATATCATGCACACTTCTATTGGTACTCGGTTTGGAAGGACTGAGCGTGAACTTCGAGAGGACTGGTTTCGTGGTCCTCTTCTGGTGTTTGTGTCATTAGCTGCATCAGTTTGGTACAATCTTCAGATT AAGAAGGTGGCAGAGCAGGTAGGACCAGCCATATGGCTGAGTTTCTATATTTTTGCGTTGGGTACGGCTATGACTGTGCTAGTCGCTCTGGGATTAGAGGTGAGATCTCCACATGTATGGTATGTTATAGCAGACATCCGATTAGTCAGCTACATATATGCG GGCGTCGTAGTTTCTGGTCTTGCTTCATTCATCCAGATTACACTCACTAGAATGAGAGACCCTGTATTTGTTGCTGCTTTTAGCCCCATCTCATTGATATTTGTGATGGTGATGAGTCTATTAACATTGCGGGACGTCATACATATGGGGAG CATTTTAGGGGCGATATGCATCATGTTTGGGCTTCTTATGCTTCTGTGGGGAAAGGCGCATGATCCCACACCCCTAGTACTCCCTGTTCAGGAGATGACATATGTACCTCGGTCATCACCTTCAGCAGTGCCGTCGCTACAGCCACTGTCATCGCCACAGCTAGAGGCTGGAGAGCCAGATGGGCCAGGGCCAGAGCCAGAGAGCTGA
- the LOC101304416 gene encoding RNA polymerase II transcriptional coactivator KIWI-like → MSSWRGKRKDEENHASDGDTEAHEPPKKTAKRDSSSDDSSDDIVVCEISKNRRVTVRNWNGKVIVDIREFYVKDGKQMPGKKGISLPMDQWNVLRSHVDEIDKVVNETA, encoded by the exons ATGTCGTCGTGGAGAGGAAAGCGGAAGGACGAGGAGAACCACGCGTCCGACGGCGACACTGAGGCCCACGAGCCCCCCAAAAAGACCGCCAAAAGAGACTCCTCCTCTGACGACTCTTCCGACGACATCGTCGTCTGCGAG ATATCAAAGAACAGGAGAGTGACAGTGAGGAACTGGAACGGCAAGGTTATTGTGGACATTCGCGAGTTCTATGTCAAGGATGGCAAGCAAATGCCTGGGAAGAAAG GAATCTCACTACCGATGGATCAG TGGAATGTTCTTCGGAGTCATGTGGATGAGATTGACAAGGTTGTTAACGAGACTGCTTAG
- the LOC101296045 gene encoding uncharacterized protein LOC101296045: MGGTLVLSTLVISVVLLLNQSSVFVSGLIPGEVTVHMANNLLPTEQELTVHCQSGDDDLGIQNLPYLADYQFKFHINVGDTTLFFCNFEWLNTTTSDYQTVSGKYDIYVAKRDEYRCGTYCNWRIQEEGLFSYNDNPDAKYWERLYTWPGHTI, from the coding sequence ATGGGTGGCACACTAGTTCTTTCCACGCTAGTCATTTCAGTTGTACTACTACTGAACCAATCCTCAGTATTTGTTTCAGGATTGATCCCCGGAGAGGTTACTGTTCATATGGCCAATAACTTGCTCCCAACTGAACAGGAACTCACTGTTCACTGCCAATCCGGAGACGACGATCTGGGAATTCAAAACCTTCCTTACCTAGCCGATTACCAGTTCAAATTTCATATCAACGTCGGAGACACGACCCTCTTCTTTTGTAACTTTGAGTGGCTAAACACTACGACGTCAGATTACCAAACAGTTTCCGGCAAGTATGACATATACGTGGCCAAGAGGGATGAGTACCGGTGCGGCACCTACTGCAACTGGAGAATTCAAGAAGAAGGCCTCTTTTCATACAACGACAACCCGGATGCCAAATACTGGGAGCGCCTCTACACATGGCCTGGCCACACCATTTGA